TTCTCTTGAATCCGCGCCTCATCTTGGAGTGGATTCCCTTCGGGCGCCTCCATTTGTCTCCGAGCATGGAGTATCTGTACCACTCCTGCCTCTTGAACGCCGGGCGCTGTCCGGACTTGATCGCCCTCTTCGCGAGTGCGTCGACCAGCTCGGGGGAGAGCTCGGGCTTAGCCTGGACGGTGTAAGCTCCGGCCTCGACGATCTCGGTCTCGTCGTCCGCTGCCTTCTTGGCGGGTTTGGACTCGCCGCTGTAGGCCTCCTTCCACTTGTCGATCGTCTTGGGACCGACTCCGGAAAGGGTCTTGATAATGTCCTTTGCCTTCTCGTCGTCGTTGACGGCATCCCTCAGCTGCTCGACGGAGGTGATTCCGATCGATTCGAGCTCGGCGACGTTCTCATCCTTGAACCCCGGAAGGTCCTTGAACTCTTTTACGGTCATTCTTTCACCTTGTGGGATTTGTGGGTGATGTATATTCCGTCCTCGAAGACCCTCTTATCGAATCCGCGCCTCATGGTGCATTTCTCCATGTTGGCGGCGGTCTGTCCGACGTCCTCGATGCTGATGCCGGTAACGGTGACATCCTGTCCGCTGATCTTGACCTTAGAGTCACCAACGATGACGGCGTACCTAGGGGCACGGCCTCCCATGTAGTTGTTGACCTCGACCCTCTTCTCCTTGTCGTTGACCGCCACTTTCATAGGGAAGTGGGAGAAGACGATCTTCAAGGTGTAGGTGTATCCCTCGGTCACGCCGTGGAACATGTTCCTAACGTGGGCGCGGAAGGTTCCTACCATTGCCTTGTCTTTGATCCTCGGGTACTCGCAGCTGACGGAGACTTTCCCGTCTGCGACTGCGATGTTGACGCGGGGGTGTGAGAAGGTTCTGCTCAGTTCGCCCTTGGGTCCTTTGACCTTAAGGACGTTCCCGTCCAGAGAGACGGTGACCCCATCGGGTATGGCGATGTGATCCTCAATTATCCCTGCAATAGTCATTGTTCATTCCTCAGTACACGTATGCAAGCAGTTTTCCGCCGATGCCGAGCTCCTTGGCTTTGAACTGGGAGACGACACCGTCGGTGGTGGTGAAGATGAGGACTCCGAAGTCCTGGGCGGGGAGGTACCTCGCCTCGTACTTCTCGATGTCGACGGCCTTCACGGAATAGCGGGGCTTGATGACCCCGCAGTCGTTTATTGCTCCTTTCAGCTGGACGCGGAACTTGCCGGCCTTTCCGTCGTCGACGTACTCGAACTGGCTGATGTATCCGTTGTCCTGCAGCACTTTCAGCACATGGCCGATCAGTTTGGACGAGGGTGCGATCTCGCACTCCGCCTTTCCGCTGAGGGATGCGTTCTTGATGACGCACATGGCGTCGTTGAGTGTATCGCTCTGCATTTTTGATCACCTCAGGAGTATTTCTTGAAGCCCAGCTCCGGGGCCATGTCTCTGAAGCACTGGCGGCACAGGTGCATCCCGTACTTCCTAATAATACCGCGCCTGCGGCCGCAGCGGTCGCAGCCGACAAGCCTTCCATACTGTTTCTTCGGCTTCATTCGATCACCTGCACGCTGTATTTGCTCTTCATGAACTCGATGGCCTCGTCCCTGAGAACGCGGTGCTCCTTGGGGATGCGCCTTGCCTGGAGGGCGCGCCTCTCGACCCTGGTGCCTCCGGTCCTGCGGACGACGACGTTGACATCCATCCCGAAGATTCCGATCTCCGGGTCGTACTTCATTCCGTCGAAATCGGTGTAATCGGAGATTCCGAAGGACATGTTTCCCTCTTTGTCGAAGGAGTAGGAGTAGACGCGGTTCTCGCGGATGATGAGGGCCCTCTTGAGGAAGTCCTCTGCGATCTCGCCGCGGAGGGTGACCTTGCATCCGAGGGGCATTCCCACACGGATTCCGAGGTCCCTGTTGACGGTCTTGGAAATGGTCTGAACGGGCTTCTGTCCGGTGACCATCTCGAGGACCTTCATTGCCTTGACGAGCTTCTCTCCGGCCTCGCCGACTCCGATGTTGACGGTGACCTTCTCGATGCGGAGTGCCCTCAGGGGGTTTGCATCGTTGCTCACTGGGATCCCTCCGGCAGGACGATCTCGGAGCTTCCGGTTCCGATGACGAAGACGTTCTCCTTCACAGTGCGGGTTCCGCTCTGGAAGACGACGACGTTGCTGGCGGGTCCGTTGACGATCTCGATGTCCTCGACGGTCTCGACCTTACCGGAGTGGGATCCGGAGATGACGAGCACGTAGGCACCCTTTCCGAGGGGGTACTTTCCGATGATCTCGTTGTTGTCGAGCTGGAGCTTCACGGAGTCTCCGACGGCGAGCTTCTCCTCGGAGAGGATGTTCCTTCCTCCGGAGAGGTTCAGCTGGGTCTTTCCGCCGGACACAATGGTCTTGCCCTCAACCCTGGCCATGATCCATTTGGAGTTGGCCTCGGGGATCTCGACAAGGGTGATCTTTCCCTTGGGAGTGAGGACGACGCGGAAGTTCTTCTCCATCTTCGGCAGGGACACGACGTCCATGATGCCGACGGGGGTCTTCGCGTCTTTAACGGCCTTTCCGTTGACGAAGAGGTCGCGGTTGGCGATGATCTTCTTGGCTTCACGGGCGGTGTCACATACCTTGAGCATGTCCCTGAGGATCATCGACGCGGGCATGGAGGAAGCGACGGAGTGTGCTCCGGCCCTCTGTTTGGTCGCGTAGACGTGAGCCTTCTTAGGGATAGGCCATGTCTTGGGCATGGCGATTCTCTTAATGTGGTCGCTCATTCTGCAGCCTCCTTGTTGTTAAGAGCCTCGGCCCTGAGGGGGTCGTCGAGGTTCAGCTTGGTGATGACCAGGTTGGACGCGTGGATGGGGCGCGCGACGGCAGTGCCGTCAGCCTGGTTGATGGTAACGCCGTCGATGGAGACACGTCCGGTCTTGGTGAAGACCTCGATGACCTTCGCCTCGACCCCCTTGACCTTCTCCTCTCCGCGGACGACGGCAACGGTGTCGCCGACGCACACGCGGGCGGTGCGCCTTCCGTACTTCTCCGCGAGCTCCTTGGACAGGTGTGCGGAGAGCATCTTTCTCTTGGTGTGGGCAGGTGCGTTGTACTGCGCCTTCCTCTGTACCCTTGCTTTACTGCTGACCATTTTCACACCTCACACGATAGTGCTGGCGGTCGCGGCGATCCTGGGCCACCTGTCGGCGGCCTCGCGGGCGACGGGGCCCTTGATGTCGGTTCCTTTGGTCTCACCGGTGTCGGTGACCAGCACGGCGGCGTTGTCCTCGAAGGAGACCATGGTTCCGTCGGGGCGCCTGTAGGGGCGCTTCTGGCGGACGACGACTGCGAAGACGATCTGCCTGCGCATCGCGGGGGTTCCCTTCTTGACGGAAGCGATGATCATGTCGCCGACTCCTGCCTGGGGAAGCCTCCTGGTGACCCCGTGGTAGCTGGGAACGGTAATGATCTGGATGATCTTCGCTCCGGTGTTGTCGATGACGTTGAGCTGAGTCTGCTCGCAGACTCCGCGGATCTGATGTCCTGCGATTCCCTTCATCGAACTCACACCCTCTTCTGTTTCTCAACGGCTACGAAAGAGACAGTCTTGGAGATGGGCCTGCACTCCATGATCTTGACGGAGTCTCCCACCTTCAGTCCGAGGCAGGGTGCTGCGTGGGCGGCGTACCTGACGGACCTCTTCTCGTACCTCTCGTACTTCTGCTCGAACTTGAAGTAGTCGCGCTTCACGATGACGGTCTTGTCCATCTTGATGCTGTCGACTACGCCCTCGATGACCTGTCCGCGGACCGAAAGGGTGCCGTGGAAGGGGCAGTTAGGGTCGGTGCACTCCCCTTCGGGAGCGGCGACCTCGATTCCAATGTTCCTTGCTTTTGCTGTCATTATGATTCTCACCTAACCTTCTTTATTCTGTCTTCGGGTCGGTGAAGGATTTTGCTTCCTTCGATGTCGATCTGCTCGTTGCGATATGTGAACCTGAACTCATTCCCCGACTTGGGGACCATTCTCTCAGTTCCGGCCGATTCAATGGTGAACGTGTTCTTCGTCTCGTCGACCACAACGCCGGAAATTCCGGAGAAGGGCGCTGACAGCACTACCACGTCGAGGCCAATGAATTCGGTTCTCATCATATCGCTGGCAGACATCGGCTTCACCTCACTTCGGTGCGGAATCCCATCTCCTTCAGGGCCGCATCCACTTTCTTCTTGTGGTCTCCCTGGAGTTCGATGCGTCCGTCCTTGACGGTGCCGCCGGCCGCGCATTTGCTCTTCAGCTTCTTTGCGAGGTCGGCGATGTCGATGTCGTTGCCGTCAATCCCGTCGATGACGGTGACGGTCTTCCCATATCTGCGGGTGTCCACCGATATGCGGACGCTCTGCTGTTCGCGTGCGAGCTCCTCGCACATGCAGAGTTCCATCGGCAGGCCGCATTTCGGGCAGATCTCTGACATCAGAGCGTCTCCTCCTCTTTCTGAACGGTCAGAATGCGGGCGATGCTGAGCCTGATGGAGCGGATGATGCCGGGGCTCGAGGGGGCGCCTCCCATTGCGGAGACTCCCCTCTCGTGCATGAGCTCGTTGCGGAGCTCTTTCAGCTTCTCGTTGCGCTCCTCGGCGGACATGTTCCTGATGTCTGCGATCTTCAGTGCTGCCATGTTCACTCACTCTCCTGGGCGGGTGCCTCGGCGGGTGCCTCGGCAGCGGCGGTGTTCCTGAACACGTCGGGGAGCCTCTCGGCTGCGGTGGTCTTGTCGACGATGTTGATGTCGGCAGGCAGCTTGGAGTCGCTCTGCATAATGCGGACGGTGACTCCGATGACTCCCATCTTGAGCTTGGCGACCGCGTATCCCTCGTCCACGAACTGGATCTTGGGCTCACCGCAGTACTTGATGGAACCCTCCTTGAACTTCTCGGTCCTGTGTCTCTGTCCGGAGAGTTTTCCTGCGACGACGATGTAGCATCCGCGGGCTCCGGCCTCCATGACCCTCCTAAGGGTCGCGTGGCCTGCGCGGCGGAAGTGCCAGCCCCTCTCGAGGGAGAAGGCGAGCTTCTCTGCCATGATCTGCGCGTTGAGGGAGACGTCGGGGACTTCCTGAACCTCGATCTGGGGGTTCTCGAATCCGAAGTTCTTCTCGATAGCGTAGGTCAGGTTCTTGATGGTCTGTCCCTTGTGTCCGATGACGAGTCCGGGCCTCTCGGTGGAGAGGATGACACGGGTGCCCATGGGGGTCCTCTGGACTTCCAGTCCACCGAATCCGGCGCGGGAGACCTCCTTCATCAGGTACTCCTTGAGGAGGACCCTGCGGACGTTCTCGGCGACGAATTTCCTTTCTGATGCCATTTCACTCAACCTCCGAGATGACGATCTCGATGTTCACGGTGTCCTGGTTCCACTCGGTGGCGCGTCCCTGTGCCCTGGGCCTGTGGCCGGGGATGACGCGTCCGCGGGCGACGGAGATCGTGGTGATCTTCATGCTGGCGGAATCCAGTCCTTTGTAATCCGCGTTGGACGCGGCGCTCTCGAGGCAGGCGAGGACGGCCTTGGAGACCTTCACGGGGTACTTTCCAGGTCCGACTCCCGGCTTGTGGGCGACGCGCTTGTTGTACCTGTTCATGCGAACGGGCCTCTCCTTGTCGATAACCTCCTCGAGGGCGGTCCTTGCGTCGGAGACGGTCATTCCCCTGACCATGCAGGCGACCTCACGGGCCAGCTTGGGGGAGATGGGCTGTTCCTTGGACAGCGCCTTAGCGGTGGTGTCGGGGTCAGCAACTACAGTGTATCCTTTGTTAGTAGCCATACTTTAACACCTCACTTCAGCGGCATGAACTTGGAAGACCTGGTTGCACCGACTCCGGGTCCGGAGTGCTGCGGGTTCTTCCTGTTGGGCACGAACTCTCCGAGCATGCAGCCGATCATCTCGGGCACGATGGAGAACTCGATGAATTCCTTTCCGTTGTATACTGCAACCCTCTTTCCGACGAAGGAAGGGAGGATGGGCAGGTCCCTGCGGTGGGTCCTGATGGTGCCCTCTGCCTCCTCTGCGGTGAGCTTGTCGAAGACAAGCTGCTGCTCGTAGTTGAGTCCGCGGAGGTAGGTCCTCCTGCAGCGGGACGGGATGAGCTCGAGAACTTCGTTGAAGGGAAGTGCCTTCAGCTGCTCGAGGGTCATACCGCGGTACATGAACTCCTTTTTCTTCCTTGCCTGGATCTGGGAGTTTCTCTTCCTGGTCGCCCTGACGGCTGCCTTGTGGGATCCTCTGATCTTTGCTTTTGCCATTCAGCTCACTTCCTCTTCTTGGATTTCTTCTTCGGAGCAATGAATCCGGCCTTCTGTCCAGGAGGTGCGGTCCTTCCGTGGCAGTTAGGTCCACCGACGTGCGGGTGGCTTCCTCCTCCGTGGGGGTGGTCGACTGCGTTCATAGCGACTCCGCTGGTATGCCTGGTGGTGACGGACCTGCTCCTCATGGTCAGGACGTTCTTTCCTGCCTTGGCGAGGGGCTTGTCGACGCGTCCTCCTCCTGCGACGACACCGACGACGGCGCGGCAGTTGGGGTTGAACTCCTTCAGCACGCCGCTGGGCATGCTAAGGATGACGACCTTACCCCTGCTGACGACAAGGGCGCTGGTTCCGGCGGTCTTGACGAACTTTCCTCCGTCTCCAGGCTGTCCCTCGACGTTGTGGACGAGGGTTCCCTCGGGGATGTTCGAGAGGGCGAGGATGTTTCCGGGGGAAACAACGTTGCCGCCGATCTCGACGGTCTGTCCGACTGCGGTGCCCTCGACGGCGAGCTGGTAGGTCTTCTTTCCGTCGAAATCGATGACTGCGAGGGGGCTGGTCCTTCCGGGTGCCTGAATGAGGTCCTTGATGGTACCCTGAGCCTCGAAGTGGGGGATCCTGATGTCATCCACGTGCCTGTGGGACGGGGAGCGGTAGTGGGAACCTCCGCGTGCTCTCCTCTGTGTTCTCAATCTTTTTCCCATTCATATCACCTCAGAACACTCCGACCCTCATGCCGACATCCTCTGCAGAGTATCCCTCTGCGAGCTGGATGATGGCATGCTTCCCGTCTTTCTGGATGCGGGTCCATACCTTCACGACCTTGACCTCGAAGCGCTCCTCGAAGGCGGTCTTGATGTCCTGCTTGTCCGCGTCCCTGTGGACGAGGAACTCGATCTTGTTTCCGTCTTTGTAGTTCTGCACCGGAGTTCCGTTCATGAGGTTGAGGGACTTCTCGGTGACGTACGGCTTGATGAGTATGTCGCTCTGCTTCATTCGGTCCACTCTCCGATCTTCTCGATTGCAGACTTGGTGTAGACAGTGAGCCTTCCTGCGTCTCCTCCGGGAGCGAGCAGGCTGGTGTTCAGGGTGCTGATCTCCTCGACCTGTACACCGGGGAGGTTGTTGGCGCCCTTGAAGACGGCTGCGTTCCTGTCTTTATCAGATATTACTATAAGGACAGAGACAGGGGTCCTGTACTTCCTGTTCCTCATGGTTCCGCGTCCGGCCCTGATCTTGGTTCCGTCCTTGGCACGCTCGACATCGTATCCGATACCGATGATGTCGAAGAGCTCCTTGACCTCGGCTGCGGTCTTGACGTCGTTGAGTGCGTCGTCGACCACGACGGGGAAGGTGACCTTGTCGTCGAACTTGTGTCCGCGCTGCTTGACGCAGTCTGCGCATGCGGTGCATGCGAGGGCGGACAGCCTTGCGAGGCGGGCCTCTTTCTTGTTGACCTTCTGCTCCCAGATCTTCTCGACCTTCGGGGGGTGCGCCCTGCGTCCGGAGATGTTGTTGGGAGACTGGGTTGCCCTGCGTCCGTCGTGGAGACGCTGAACGCGTGCAACTCCGCGTCCCTTGCCCCAGGTGCTGACAGAGTGCCTCATTCCGGACATCTTGTTGGGTCCGTAGGGCTGCCTCTTGTTGGCGTTGGCTGCAAGGACGGCTTTCTTGATGAGGTCGGGCCTGTATGCGGTCTCGAATGCTGCGGGGACCTCGATGGTTCCAGCGACCTCACCCTTCACGGAATAAACGTTGGTAGTAGCCATTCAAATCACGCTCCCTGCTGGCTCTGGGTAGAGACAAAGGTGATCTCGGCTGCACTCTGATCGGCCTTGGCCGGAATCCTGGTGGCGTCCCTGAAGCGGATGAGCCTCTTGGTGGGTCCGGGCACGGATCCGTGGACGAGGACGTAGGTTCCCTGGACCTCTCCGTAGTTGAGGAATCCTCCCTTGGGGTTGACCTCCTGTCCGTCGGTTCCGATCTTCATGACTTTCTTGTTGAGCTCGGTCCTCTGGTGGTATCCCATCTGACCGGCTGCGGGGACGGTGGAGCGGACGTATCCGGGCCTCTTGGGTCCGAGGTTCGCGATTCCCCTGCGGTGCTTGCTGTTCTTGTGGGAGAGCAGCTTGACACCCCACCTCTTGGTGACTCCCTGGAATCCCTTTCCGGTGGTGATGGCGATGACGTCGATCAGGGTTCCCTCTGCGGTGAAGTCGTTGATGGTGACCTCCTTTCCGAGGATTCCCTTTGCGTACTCGACACGGTCGGAGATGGCTCCGCCGCCGATCCTGAGCTCCATGAGGTCAGGAACCTTCTTGGGTACTCCCTTGAGCATCTTGGGCTGGGTGTACGCGAGGACGCGGACGTCCTCGATGTCCATGTTGTCGAACCTGGAGAAGTCGGGCTCTCCCTTCTTGGGGACGTTGACCCTCCTGTTGAGCAGGGGGTCGACATCGGCTGCCCAGACCTCGCCGGCGGTCTTCAGGCCGAGGATGGTGTTCTCGTAGAACCTGACCGCTGCGATCTTCATGGGCGGGACCTCGATGACAGTCACGGGGGTCTGGATCTCCATTCCGGAGGTCGTGCTCTTTGCTCTCTTGTCTACGACAAACGCGTGGGTCATTCCTGCCTTGTATCCGGCGAATCCCTGGATTTTAGGGGCTCCGCTGATCTCAGGCCAAGAGTCAAGCCTCGGCGTCTGCGATTTTGCTCTCTTCCTAGGGCCGTATGCCCTGGATCCCTTTCTCGGGCGTCTCATTTGCGGCATGTTATCACACCTGCGAGGGTCTCTTCGCTAACCTCGCCATTTCAGACGAACGCCTCCTTTTCCGACCGTGACGCCGCGTTCATCTCGAAAACGTCGTTCTCGACATGAGCCGAACTGTGGGGTGCATCAAGCATTGCCCGATGCGTCTGGTCGGACATAGGAATGTCCAATCTGTGGGTTGGTAGCCCGATGTGATATATAAAATGTGCGCCCGTTCCTTTATAGGGCAAATAAGGGGAAAAGGTTTGAAAGGTTTGAAGTCCCGCGGGACCTCAGAGCTTTCCTTCCTTGGCCTTCTGCTGGGCCCTCTTCATGCGGGCCTTCGCATCGAAACCGGTCGCCTTCTCGAGGAACTCGTTGAGCTTCCTCTTGGAATTGAGGACGTCCTCGTCCTTGAACTCCTTGGCATCGACGTTGGTGACCTTGACGTCGAGGACGGTCTTGGAGACGGGCTTGGCCTCGATCCTCGCCATGACCCCGAAGGAGGAGACGACCATGTCGCCCTCGACGGTGGCGTTCCCGAAGACGGCCTGCATGATGTTCTTCAGCCCGTCGCCCTCGATGTTCTTGTAGCAGCCTTTCTTGATGTCGAAATCGGTCATGTCTCCCATCGTGTCACATCCTTATCATCAGGTCGCTGTCGAACGGGCGGCTGACGTCAGCTGCCGTTCCAAGCATCCTCTCTGCCCGGATATAGCGTTCCCAGGTAGATTTACATTCGCATGTCACAGCCAGGTCCCCGGGGTCCTGGGAGAAGGAGAACTTCTCGACCGCTGCGAGGGCGGCCTGATCGCAGGATCCGCAGTTGTGCACCCCCCTCTGAGCACCTCCCCCGGAGGGCGAGGAGATGACACGGGAATGAACAGTGCCAGACAGACGTTTCATGACCTCGATGAGAGACCATATCCAAGGGCTCCTGAACTCCCCCTTCTTCCACAGCCTCTCGACGTAGGTTGCGTGCTGGATGTTCAGCGGGTTGATGGAGATCTCATCGGAGAACGGGTCGGCGAACACCGCGGACCGGTATGCGTCCTCGATCGCCACCCCCTCGGTCAGGAACGGAGGCTTGAGCAGGAGGTAAGTGCGGACCATGAGCCCAGCATCTTTGATTGTCTCCCCTGCGGCCTTGCTCTGTGCGGCCGTGAACCCCTTGTGGATGCAGGTCCTGAGGACTTCCTCGTTTGAGGACTCGAGACCCAGCGCAACGGTGAGAGATTTGGGGAGAGAGGATACGAGGTCCCTGTTGATGAACTCGGGACGGCTCTCCACCAGGATGCGGCTGCATCCCTTGTACTCGTCGAAGACCCTCTCCCTCACGGAGACCGGGATCTCGTTCTCGTCGAAGAAAGACCCAGATGTGTAGATCTTGACGAATTTCTCGCCGTTGTACTTGGACAGTGCCTGGTCGATCTGCGCATTCAGGTCCGCCTCGGTGACCCCGTTGAGGGAGGCGGTGCGGTACCCGCACATGGTGCATCCGCCGTTGCCGGCCTTCGCCCAGCAGCAGCCGTTGGTGCGCATGATCAGGACCTGGACGTCGGTCTTCTCCCCGAAGGCCATGTCCTTCTCCTTCCAGGTGGCTTCGAGCTCGTTGGGAAGCCTCTTTCCTTTCATGATTGCCCGATCACGTCCGCTTTATTAACCCTTGGTCACGTGCGGGCATCCGCGCCCCTGCG
This is a stretch of genomic DNA from Thermoplasmatales archaeon BRNA1. It encodes these proteins:
- a CDS encoding SSU ribosomal protein S17P, with the translated sequence MTAKARNIGIEVAAPEGECTDPNCPFHGTLSVRGQVIEGVVDSIKMDKTVIVKRDYFKFEQKYERYEKRSVRYAAHAAPCLGLKVGDSVKIMECRPISKTVSFVAVEKQKRV
- a CDS encoding Ribosomal protein S4E, giving the protein MSDHIKRIAMPKTWPIPKKAHVYATKQRAGAHSVASSMPASMILRDMLKVCDTAREAKKIIANRDLFVNGKAVKDAKTPVGIMDVVSLPKMEKNFRVVLTPKGKITLVEIPEANSKWIMARVEGKTIVSGGKTQLNLSGGRNILSEEKLAVGDSVKLQLDNNEIIGKYPLGKGAYVLVISGSHSGKVETVEDIEIVNGPASNVVVFQSGTRTVKENVFVIGTGSSEIVLPEGSQ
- a CDS encoding SSU ribosomal protein S14P, with protein sequence MKPKKQYGRLVGCDRCGRRRGIIRKYGMHLCRQCFRDMAPELGFKKYS
- a CDS encoding LSU ribosomal protein L14P; this translates as MKGIAGHQIRGVCEQTQLNVIDNTGAKIIQIITVPSYHGVTRRLPQAGVGDMIIASVKKGTPAMRRQIVFAVVVRQKRPYRRPDGTMVSFEDNAAVLVTDTGETKGTDIKGPVAREAADRWPRIAATASTIV
- a CDS encoding LSU ribosomal protein L6P; its protein translation is MTIAGIIEDHIAIPDGVTVSLDGNVLKVKGPKGELSRTFSHPRVNIAVADGKVSVSCEYPRIKDKAMVGTFRAHVRNMFHGVTEGYTYTLKIVFSHFPMKVAVNDKEKRVEVNNYMGGRAPRYAVIVGDSKVKISGQDVTVTGISIEDVGQTAANMEKCTMRRGFDKRVFEDGIYITHKSHKVKE
- a CDS encoding SSU ribosomal protein S3P, which gives rise to MASERKFVAENVRRVLLKEYLMKEVSRAGFGGLEVQRTPMGTRVILSTERPGLVIGHKGQTIKNLTYAIEKNFGFENPQIEVQEVPDVSLNAQIMAEKLAFSLERGWHFRRAGHATLRRVMEAGARGCYIVVAGKLSGQRHRTEKFKEGSIKYCGEPKIQFVDEGYAVAKLKMGVIGVTVRIMQSDSKLPADINIVDKTTAAERLPDVFRNTAAAEAPAEAPAQESE
- a CDS encoding ribosomal protein L22(archaeal)/L17(eukaryotic/archaeal) → MATNKGYTVVADPDTTAKALSKEQPISPKLAREVACMVRGMTVSDARTALEEVIDKERPVRMNRYNKRVAHKPGVGPGKYPVKVSKAVLACLESAASNADYKGLDSASMKITTISVARGRVIPGHRPRAQGRATEWNQDTVNIEIVISEVE
- a CDS encoding archaeal ribosomal protein L3, with the protein product MTHAFVVDKRAKSTTSGMEIQTPVTVIEVPPMKIAAVRFYENTILGLKTAGEVWAADVDPLLNRRVNVPKKGEPDFSRFDNMDIEDVRVLAYTQPKMLKGVPKKVPDLMELRIGGGAISDRVEYAKGILGKEVTINDFTAEGTLIDVIAITTGKGFQGVTKRWGVKLLSHKNSKHRRGIANLGPKRPGYVRSTVPAAGQMGYHQRTELNKKVMKIGTDGQEVNPKGGFLNYGEVQGTYVLVHGSVPGPTKRLIRFRDATRIPAKADQSAAEITFVSTQSQQGA
- a CDS encoding LSU ribosomal protein L5P — protein: MSNDANPLRALRIEKVTVNIGVGEAGEKLVKAMKVLEMVTGQKPVQTISKTVNRDLGIRVGMPLGCKVTLRGEIAEDFLKRALIIRENRVYSYSFDKEGNMSFGISDYTDFDGMKYDPEIGIFGMDVNVVVRRTGGTRVERRALQARRIPKEHRVLRDEAIEFMKSKYSVQVIE
- a CDS encoding LSU ribosomal protein L29P, with the protein product MNMAALKIADIRNMSAEERNEKLKELRNELMHERGVSAMGGAPSSPGIIRSIRLSIARILTVQKEEETL
- a CDS encoding ribosomal protein L24p/L26e, archaeal/eukaryotic, whose translation is MVSSKARVQRKAQYNAPAHTKRKMLSAHLSKELAEKYGRRTARVCVGDTVAVVRGEEKVKGVEAKVIEVFTKTGRVSIDGVTINQADGTAVARPIHASNLVITKLNLDDPLRAEALNNKEAAE
- a CDS encoding LSU ribosomal protein L2P, with the protein product MDDIRIPHFEAQGTIKDLIQAPGRTSPLAVIDFDGKKTYQLAVEGTAVGQTVEIGGNVVSPGNILALSNIPEGTLVHNVEGQPGDGGKFVKTAGTSALVVSRGKVVILSMPSGVLKEFNPNCRAVVGVVAGGGRVDKPLAKAGKNVLTMRSRSVTTRHTSGVAMNAVDHPHGGGSHPHVGGPNCHGRTAPPGQKAGFIAPKKKSKKRK
- a CDS encoding SSU ribosomal protein S19P → MAKAKIRGSHKAAVRATRKRNSQIQARKKKEFMYRGMTLEQLKALPFNEVLELIPSRCRRTYLRGLNYEQQLVFDKLTAEEAEGTIRTHRRDLPILPSFVGKRVAVYNGKEFIEFSIVPEMIGCMLGEFVPNRKNPQHSGPGVGATRSSKFMPLK
- a CDS encoding Ribosomal protein L23, translated to MKQSDILIKPYVTEKSLNLMNGTPVQNYKDGNKIEFLVHRDADKQDIKTAFEERFEVKVVKVWTRIQKDGKHAIIQLAEGYSAEDVGMRVGVF
- a CDS encoding 50S ribosomal protein L4P, translating into MATTNVYSVKGEVAGTIEVPAAFETAYRPDLIKKAVLAANANKRQPYGPNKMSGMRHSVSTWGKGRGVARVQRLHDGRRATQSPNNISGRRAHPPKVEKIWEQKVNKKEARLARLSALACTACADCVKQRGHKFDDKVTFPVVVDDALNDVKTAAEVKELFDIIGIGYDVERAKDGTKIRAGRGTMRNRKYRTPVSVLIVISDKDRNAAVFKGANNLPGVQVEEISTLNTSLLAPGGDAGRLTVYTKSAIEKIGEWTE
- a CDS encoding translation initiation factor 1 (eIF-1/SUI1) is translated as MSEICPKCGLPMELCMCEELAREQQSVRISVDTRRYGKTVTVIDGIDGNDIDIADLAKKLKSKCAAGGTVKDGRIELQGDHKKKVDAALKEMGFRTEVR
- a CDS encoding SSU ribosomal protein S8P gives rise to the protein MQSDTLNDAMCVIKNASLSGKAECEIAPSSKLIGHVLKVLQDNGYISQFEYVDDGKAGKFRVQLKGAINDCGVIKPRYSVKAVDIEKYEARYLPAQDFGVLIFTTTDGVVSQFKAKELGIGGKLLAYVY
- a CDS encoding RNase P/RNase MRP subunit p29, producing MSASDMMRTEFIGLDVVVLSAPFSGISGVVVDETKNTFTIESAGTERMVPKSGNEFRFTYRNEQIDIEGSKILHRPEDRIKKVR
- a CDS encoding Ribosomal protein L32E, yielding MTVKEFKDLPGFKDENVAELESIGITSVEQLRDAVNDDEKAKDIIKTLSGVGPKTIDKWKEAYSGESKPAKKAADDETEIVEAGAYTVQAKPELSPELVDALAKRAIKSGQRPAFKRQEWYRYSMLGDKWRRPKGIHSKMRRGFKRRPPMVEIGYRGPVAARNLHPSGFEEVLVYNVDGLENIDPKTQAARIGGTVGVKKRIMIEDRAKELGIRVLNKMNDRRE